In Hwangdonia lutea, a single window of DNA contains:
- a CDS encoding ComEA family DNA-binding protein, whose amino-acid sequence MKSHFTFSKEQRNGIFLLILLIIILQAVYFYVVPLTGNESNAITVSQHELLKFQKEIDSLKRVELESRQPKIYPFNPNYITDYKGASLGMSNEEIDRLHAFRKQGKWVNSTKEFQQVTKISDSLLKAISPYFKFPDWVTNPKPKTNAVVYNNTPKTFAQKQDLNTATAKQLQKVNGVGAYYSERIVKLRNSFSGGFIADVQLQDVYGLKPEVIEKITDQFTVKTPRQIKKININNAEIEDLVTIQHIDYDLAHEIVEQRKLRDGYKSLDELKKVKDFPVNKFEIIKLYLSID is encoded by the coding sequence ATGAAATCCCATTTCACGTTTTCTAAAGAGCAACGAAATGGGATTTTTTTATTGATACTTTTAATCATAATTCTACAGGCTGTTTATTTTTATGTTGTGCCGTTAACTGGTAACGAATCAAATGCGATAACGGTAAGTCAACACGAACTCTTAAAGTTTCAAAAAGAAATTGATTCCCTAAAACGTGTTGAACTTGAATCGAGACAACCAAAAATTTATCCTTTCAACCCCAATTATATTACCGATTATAAAGGTGCTTCCTTGGGTATGTCAAACGAAGAAATAGACCGCTTGCATGCCTTTAGAAAACAGGGCAAATGGGTAAACAGCACTAAAGAGTTTCAGCAAGTCACCAAAATATCAGATTCGCTTTTAAAGGCCATATCGCCTTATTTTAAATTCCCCGATTGGGTAACAAATCCCAAACCAAAAACCAATGCCGTGGTGTACAACAATACACCAAAAACCTTTGCTCAAAAACAAGATTTAAATACAGCAACTGCAAAGCAATTACAAAAAGTAAATGGTGTGGGAGCCTATTATTCTGAGCGTATTGTAAAATTAAGAAACTCATTTTCCGGTGGTTTTATTGCCGATGTTCAGCTTCAGGATGTTTACGGACTAAAACCTGAAGTCATTGAAAAAATCACGGATCAGTTTACCGTTAAAACCCCAAGACAAATCAAAAAAATCAATATAAATAACGCTGAAATCGAAGACCTGGTTACCATACAGCATATCGATTACGATTTGGCACACGAAATTGTTGAGCAACGTAAATTAAGAGACGGGTACAAATCCTTAGACGAATTAAAAAAAGTTAAAGACTTTCCTGTAAATAAATTCGAGATAATTAAATTATATTTGTCGATAGATTAG
- a CDS encoding acyl-CoA dehydrogenase family protein: protein MDTMYFTEEHQLFRKSLQDFLTKEVVPHIDKWESNGHIEHFIWKKMGDMGFFGINYPEAYGGLNLDLFYTVILLEELQKINSGGFAAAIWAHCYLAMTHLNAEGNHDIKEHYLAPSIAGDKIGCLCITEPFGGSDVAGMRTTAVKNGDHYIINGSKTFITNGVVSDYLVVAAKTNPELGNKGISIFVIDRETPGVSATKLDKLGWRASDTGEIAFDNVKVPASNLLGEENKGFPYIMQHFSLERLIMGVNAHARAEYALEYALKYMSERMAFGKSIDKFQALRHTVAELYADMEICKTFNYAVAYRLNKGEYVVKEASMSKLKSTKMADEVIYQCLQFLGGYGYMEDYPMARLLRDSRLGPIGGGTSEILKEIIAKIIIDKKDYKPAT from the coding sequence ATGGATACAATGTACTTCACCGAAGAGCATCAACTTTTTAGAAAAAGTTTACAGGATTTTTTAACCAAAGAAGTCGTTCCGCATATTGATAAATGGGAAAGCAATGGACATATTGAACATTTCATATGGAAAAAAATGGGCGATATGGGCTTTTTCGGAATCAATTACCCGGAGGCTTATGGCGGACTGAATTTAGACCTTTTTTATACCGTTATTCTTCTTGAAGAGCTTCAAAAAATAAACTCTGGTGGTTTTGCCGCAGCCATTTGGGCGCACTGTTATTTGGCCATGACGCATCTTAATGCCGAAGGCAATCACGACATTAAGGAGCATTATTTAGCACCAAGTATTGCTGGCGACAAAATAGGATGCTTGTGCATTACCGAACCTTTTGGCGGTAGCGATGTAGCGGGCATGCGCACTACAGCGGTTAAAAATGGCGACCATTATATTATAAACGGATCAAAAACATTTATCACCAATGGCGTGGTAAGCGATTATTTGGTAGTAGCGGCCAAAACAAACCCCGAATTGGGCAACAAAGGCATTAGTATTTTTGTTATCGATAGAGAAACACCAGGTGTGTCGGCAACCAAATTGGATAAGTTGGGTTGGCGGGCATCCGATACCGGAGAAATAGCTTTCGATAATGTTAAGGTTCCGGCAAGCAATTTGTTGGGCGAAGAAAATAAAGGCTTCCCGTATATTATGCAGCATTTCTCGTTAGAGCGTTTAATTATGGGCGTAAACGCACATGCCAGAGCAGAATACGCTTTGGAGTATGCACTAAAATACATGTCTGAGCGTATGGCTTTTGGAAAATCCATCGATAAATTTCAAGCCTTACGCCACACCGTAGCTGAACTTTATGCCGACATGGAAATATGTAAAACCTTTAACTACGCAGTGGCTTACAGATTAAACAAAGGCGAGTACGTGGTAAAAGAAGCGTCGATGTCCAAGCTTAAATCTACCAAAATGGCCGACGAGGTTATTTACCAATGTCTCCAATTTTTAGGTGGCTACGGCTATATGGAAGATTACCCCATGGCAAGACTGCTGCGCGATAGCCGCTTAGGGCCAATAGGTGGAGGCACTTCTGAAATCTTAAAAGAGATTATCGCAAAAATCATTATTGATAAAAAGGATTATAAACCAGCCACTTAA
- a CDS encoding erythromycin esterase family protein, which translates to MKKTLSILIFILPFLISSQNKKTIDWITNNSIEIEDSSPDSELKIFKNNTPDKFTNAIIYGFGEASHNTKEFFDIKAKFFKHLVKTQGVKTFIMEESYQAESGINEWIGGGKGDVKTIAKNFNIGFWHTKEIVNLLQWMRNYNLNKTKENQIRFYGMDIQTGKNLSKEIREFIKSHNINIEENLLMIADSCSNKKIDYGKSENWWQVKLPELNKLKKQILNSQIKDEDFKPVIRSLDYLINYTLYASKVKTKNPESTEFRDLKMFENVKYIVENESRNSKTFIWAHNEHINKREMYYTGSNIINLGRHLKDYYKEDYYSLGFDFGVGKIIGFVIDKKKGNHWKTYQIEKPFKKTYAKTLMAVDKDIFFIDFQKAVESGSSNFFNKKNKHLLIGGGGYQPKPLHKIMVSKIYTKTYDGLIFVKKISVPNYKLD; encoded by the coding sequence ATGAAAAAGACACTTTCAATTCTCATATTTATTTTACCATTTCTTATCAGCTCTCAAAATAAGAAAACGATAGATTGGATAACCAATAATTCAATAGAAATTGAAGACTCAAGTCCTGATTCTGAACTAAAAATTTTTAAAAACAATACACCTGATAAATTTACCAATGCTATAATCTATGGGTTTGGAGAAGCTTCTCATAATACAAAAGAGTTTTTTGATATAAAAGCTAAATTTTTCAAACATTTGGTAAAAACTCAAGGTGTAAAAACTTTTATAATGGAAGAATCTTATCAAGCTGAATCTGGAATAAACGAATGGATAGGTGGCGGAAAAGGAGATGTTAAAACAATTGCTAAAAATTTTAATATCGGTTTTTGGCATACTAAAGAAATTGTAAACTTATTGCAATGGATGAGAAACTATAATTTAAATAAAACGAAAGAAAATCAAATTCGATTTTATGGAATGGATATTCAAACAGGTAAAAATCTTAGCAAAGAAATACGAGAATTTATTAAAAGCCATAACATCAATATCGAGGAAAACCTTCTAATGATTGCAGATAGTTGCTCAAACAAAAAAATAGATTATGGCAAATCTGAAAATTGGTGGCAAGTAAAACTCCCAGAATTAAATAAACTAAAAAAACAAATACTGAATTCACAAATAAAAGATGAAGACTTTAAACCTGTAATAAGGAGTTTAGATTATTTAATAAATTACACTCTATATGCATCAAAGGTTAAAACTAAAAACCCAGAAAGTACTGAATTTAGAGACTTGAAAATGTTCGAAAATGTAAAATACATTGTAGAAAATGAATCTAGAAATAGTAAAACTTTTATATGGGCTCATAATGAGCATATTAACAAAAGGGAAATGTATTACACAGGAAGCAATATAATTAATTTAGGTCGTCATTTAAAAGATTATTATAAAGAAGATTACTACAGTCTAGGTTTCGACTTTGGTGTTGGAAAAATAATTGGTTTTGTAATTGATAAAAAGAAAGGGAATCATTGGAAAACTTACCAAATAGAAAAACCGTTTAAAAAAACATATGCTAAGACACTAATGGCCGTCGATAAAGACATTTTTTTTATTGATTTTCAGAAAGCAGTTGAAAGTGGTTCTTCTAATTTTTTTAATAAAAAGAACAAACATTTATTAATTGGTGGTGGAGGTTATCAACCTAAACCACTACACAAGATTATGGTTAGTAAAATTTACACAAAAACATACGACGGATTAATTTTTGTAAAAAAAATATCAGTACCGAATTATAAGTTAGATTAA
- the rpsU gene encoding 30S ribosomal protein S21 has protein sequence MLIIPVKEGENIDRALKRYKRKFVRTTVKNQLQERKQFNKPSVVRRAQIQKAQYIQSLRDAEEV, from the coding sequence ATGTTAATAATACCAGTAAAAGAAGGAGAAAATATAGATAGAGCGTTAAAGCGTTACAAGCGTAAGTTTGTAAGAACAACGGTTAAAAACCAGTTGCAAGAACGCAAACAGTTTAACAAACCTTCAGTTGTACGTAGAGCACAGATTCAAAAAGCACAGTACATTCAAAGTTTAAGAGATGCAGAAGAAGTATAG
- a CDS encoding tyrosine-type recombinase/integrase, with product MSFKSFTDYLRLEKNYSALTVNAYQNDLENFSAFIKTEYGTHTINKVNYPQIRQWIVSLVESGLTNRSVNRKISALSTYYKFLLKIDDIKVNPLAKHKALKTSKKIQVPFSEDEIMKVLNDMQFDDDFEGIRNKLIIELFYTTGIRRIELIELKLSSIDLDNKTLKVLGKRNKERIVPLLNSVTQTIRQYLTSRHKLEHMADADKLFLTEKGVKIYETLVYRIINDYFSLASSKVKKSPHILRHSFATHLLNQGADLNAVKELLGHSSLASTQVYTHNSIAELKKVHVKAHPRSEK from the coding sequence ATGTCCTTCAAATCCTTCACAGATTATCTGCGATTAGAAAAAAACTATTCGGCATTAACGGTAAATGCCTATCAAAATGATTTGGAGAATTTTTCAGCATTCATAAAAACCGAATACGGCACCCATACCATTAATAAGGTTAATTACCCACAAATAAGACAATGGATTGTTTCCTTGGTAGAAAGCGGACTAACAAACCGAAGTGTTAATCGTAAAATATCAGCGCTAAGCACCTATTATAAATTTCTTTTAAAAATTGACGACATTAAAGTCAATCCGCTCGCCAAACACAAAGCTTTAAAAACGAGTAAAAAAATTCAAGTCCCTTTTTCAGAAGATGAAATCATGAAGGTTTTAAATGATATGCAATTTGATGATGATTTCGAGGGCATTCGCAACAAACTAATCATCGAATTATTTTATACCACAGGTATAAGGCGCATAGAACTGATTGAGCTCAAGCTAAGCAGTATTGATTTAGATAACAAAACGTTAAAAGTGCTGGGAAAGCGAAATAAAGAGCGCATCGTCCCGTTATTAAATTCAGTAACGCAAACAATAAGGCAATATTTAACTTCAAGGCATAAATTAGAACACATGGCAGATGCCGATAAGCTGTTTTTAACGGAAAAAGGAGTTAAAATATACGAAACACTTGTTTACAGAATAATAAATGATTATTTTAGTTTGGCATCATCTAAAGTAAAAAAGAGTCCGCATATATTAAGACATTCATTTGCAACCCATTTACTTAACCAAGGTGCCGATTTAAATGCAGTAAAAGAGCTTTTGGGACACAGCAGTTTAGCGTCAACCCAAGTTTATACGCATAACAGTATAGCCGAACTTAAAAAAGTGCATGTAAAGGCACATCCTAGAAGTGAAAAATAA
- the hpf gene encoding ribosome hibernation-promoting factor, HPF/YfiA family: MKVNTQSVNFNADQKLIDFIQKRMDKLDLFYDKVIKSDVYLKLENTSIKENKIFEARVSVPGDSFVVKKQCKSFEEGADMAVSSLERQLKKRKEKLRAHL, from the coding sequence ATGAAAGTAAACACACAATCAGTTAATTTTAACGCAGATCAAAAGTTAATAGATTTTATTCAAAAACGCATGGATAAATTGGATTTGTTTTATGATAAAGTAATAAAATCAGATGTTTATTTAAAATTAGAAAACACGAGTATTAAAGAAAATAAAATTTTTGAGGCAAGGGTAAGTGTTCCAGGAGATAGCTTTGTTGTAAAAAAACAATGTAAAAGTTTTGAAGAAGGTGCAGACATGGCTGTTTCGTCTCTTGAAAGGCAGCTAAAAAAGCGAAAAGAGAAATTAAGAGCACATTTATAA